Genomic segment of Neofelis nebulosa isolate mNeoNeb1 chromosome 17, mNeoNeb1.pri, whole genome shotgun sequence:
ATGGGTCCCCACCTCCCTGGGGCCCGGGCacctccctgtctcttcctcagCCCTGACACAGGAACCCGACATCCACTTCCCGGAGCCCCTCAAGTCTGGCTGGCCCACAGAGCTGACCTGCAGCCTGCCGGGGTCCTGCGAAGGGGGAAGACCTCTCACATTCTCCTGGGTGGGGGCTGCTCTGGACTCGCTGGACCCCGAGAGCCTGCACTCCTCGGTGCTGGCCTTCACCCCGAGGCCGCAGGACCATGGCACCAACCTCACCTGTCAGGTGAAACTGCCAGAAGTTCAGGCCACCGTGGAAAGAACCATCCGGCTCAATGTCTCCTGTGAGTGCTGGGGGGAGGGCTGGGTCCCTCAGGGCAGTGGGGTTTGAGCAGTTCTGGGAgtagagggaggggagacagcaAGGACGGCCATCCCCACCTTCTCAGTGCTCCTACCCCTTCCCAGTGCACCCCACCCCTTCCAAGTGCTCCCCACCTTGTCAGGGCTCCCCACCTTGTCAGTGCTCCCTACCCTTTCCCagtgctcccccaccccttcccaatGCTCCCTACCCCTTCTTAGTGCTCCCACCACTTGCAAGTGCTCCCTACCTTCTCAGTGTCTCTACCCCTTCCCAAtgctccccaccccttctcagtGCTCCCCTATGCCTTTCCAGTGCTCCCTACCCCTTCCTAGTGCTTCCTACCCTTTTTAGTGCTCCCCTACCCCTACTCAGTGCTCCCTACCCCTTCCCAGTCCTCCCTAACCCTTTCCAGTGCTCCCCACCCTTTCCTGATGCTCCCCACCCTTTCCCAATGCTCCCGGCCCTTTCCCAATGCACCCACCCCTTCCAAGTGCTCCCCTATGCCTTTCCAGTGCTCCCTACCTGTTTCTAGTGCTTCCTACCCCTTCTCAGTGCTCCCCTACCCCTTCCCAGTGCTCCCCTACCCCTTCCCAGTGCACCCCACCCCTTCCAAGTGCTCCCCACCTTGTCAGGGCTCCCCACCTTGCCAGTGCTCCCTACCCTTTCCCagtgctcccccaccccttcccaatGCTCCCTACCCCTTCTTAGTGCTCCCACCACTTGCAAGTGCTCCCTACCTTCTCAGTGTCTCTACCCCTTCCCAATGCACCCCTACCCCTTCTcggtgctccccaccccctcccagtgctccccacccctccggGGGTGCTAGGTCAGCTTCCATCCCAATCCTCACCTCTGAAGCAGAGCCGTATCTTTCTACCCCAGATTCTCCCCACAACCTCACCATCAGCAtgttcagcaatgtcacaggtaGGAAAGAACTGTCCTCTTGGGGgctggggcctggcctggggtgggggtggggggtcagctCCCAGCAAGGGACCATCTGGCTTACTGTCTCCCATGAGTGCTGGAGGGAGGGCTGGGTCCCAGAGGGCAATGGGGGAAAGAGGGATCCAGGCCTGGGATCCTTTTCCCGGAGGACATTGGGGGAAGTCTGAACACCCCATCCAAGGTTTTCACTTACGGGGCTTCTGGAACAAAGGGCAAAAGCCCACCCCTCTCAGCCACACCGCAGTTGATGACCACCCACAATCCGCAGGGACACAACACAGGCAGGAAAGATCCTCTCTTCCCTGGGGCTGTGATAGGAACTGGTTCTCTGCGTGCTCAGGGCTCAGGGTTCAGGGCTTGGGGATTGAGACCCCTCGCCCACTCCTCAGCCCTGTGGTCTGGgtctgcccccccacccacctcaccagCGTCTCTATTGCTTTTGGCTGCTGcctcttcttttctctggtttgtgtgtattatttatgttttactttgGCTGAGGACTCATCGACACACAACGTTGTATTGTTGTGTTCGTTTTTAGCTATACAACGTAATGATTTGGTGTTTGCATGTATTGTGACATGATCACCACAGCAAGTCCAGTGAACATCCCTCATCACACTTAGttactgttcttttttcctgTGGTGAGAACATCTAAGATCTGCGCTCGtagcagctttctttttttttttttttaatttttttaacgtttatttatttttgagacagagagagacagagcatgaatgggggaggggcagacagagagggagacacagaatcggaagtaggctctaggctccgagccatcagcccagagcccgacgcggggctcgaactcacggactgcgagatcgtgacctgagtcaaagtcggacgcttaaccgactgagccacccaggcgccccaacagcttTCAAGTCTGGGGTACCGCTATTACTTATGGTCTCCGTGCCTGCGCGTTACATCCCGTGACTTATTTGTTCTATAACTGGACGTTGGTTCCTTTTGACCTTCTCCATtgttccttagttttttttttttttttttttttttttttatttatttttgggacagagagagacagagcatgaacgggggaggggcagagacagagggagacacagaatcggaaacaggctccaggctccgagccatcagcccagagcctgacgcggggctcgaactcacggaccgcgagatcgtgacctggctgaagtcggacgcttaaccgactgcgccacccaggcgcccccattgttcCTTAGTTTTAAGGTCTGTggttttttaacttcattttaagttttattttagcgagagagagagagagagagagagagggagggaggggcagagggagagagagagagaatctcaagcaggctccgagctcagcccagagccctacgcggggctcgatcccaccaccctgggatcaagatctgagctgaagtcgagagtCAGACAGTCgactgacggagccactcaggtgccccaaagtctaTGTCACTTGTAGTGAAACAGACATAGGTAACACTTACTACCTTCCCCGTGTTTAAGGGTAGAGCTCAGCAATGTCCAGTCCATTTGTGGTGTTGTGCAACCAGTCTGCAGGGCTCCCTCCAGCTCACAGAACCGAAACTGTGTCCATCAGGCACCAactcccctcacctcccccctacacctcccctcccctcccctgctccctggcGGCCTCCCTTCCACCTTCTGACTCTCCAGGTTCTGCTCCCTGGGCTGGAGTTGCTGTctgctctcctgcctctctgATCTGGTGGACCCTTCCATGTTCCCCTTCCCCACAGCTCCAGCCTGGAcccctgtttctttctgtctccactCTCGTGGGCTTGCtcattctgtccctgtctccacCTGTGCCCCCATCCCTATCCTGACCCTATCCTGGTGCCTCCCACAACTTTCTAGTCCCCTCCTTGCCAGCATCCCCCCACGAGTCGGGGAGTCTCGAGGACCTCACTTCCCAAATCATTCCCCTCTTCTTGCCCTTGGCCCCAGACCCAGCTCCAGTCTGCTCCTGGACCCTGAACCCTCACCTCAgcctcctcctcagcctccctgcctcctggttaATCTCTCCCCTGCACTCCCCACTTGGCCCCAGCAGGATCTCTCTAGACCCAGTGCTGATTCTGCATTTCCCCTGCTTACAGCCCCTACTGCTTCCCAGTAACCTCAGGGCAAAGCTCAAGGCGCTCAGTCCAGCCCTCAAGGCTCACCCCGCCTTCTCTCCCACTGGGATCCATCGGGACGGTGTCTGTCCTGGTTCTCCCTGCCCAGGCGCAGGTGTTCCTCCCCTCACGTGCCAGGCCCTCAAGTCTTGGCACATCTCCACGGGAGCTGCCCGCCCACGGctcaccctccccacctcagCGCAGCCCCCCTTCTTTCTGGTGGCCTGACTTGACCGCCAGGGTCGTTAATCAGCCATGAGTAGCCCCGCCATCAGCCCTTGTGGCATGGCCCTATCTTTCCACTTCTGGCTCTGCGGGCACAATCTGGAAGGGACTCATGTCACGGCTCCACCCGCCTTGTGGTGAATCTCTTACTCAGTCCCCAAGACGCTGTGCAACGGTATGTCGCTGCCGGTCCTGGAAGGCCAGTTCCTGCGGCTGGTCTGCGTGGCTGACAGCAATCCCCCTGCCGTGCTGAGCTGGTCCCAGGAGGGGAAAGCCCTgagcccctcccagccctccgCACCCGGGGTCCTGGAGCTGCCCCACGTAGGGGCTGGAGATGAAGGGGAATTCACCTGCCAGGCTCAGCACCCGCTGGGCTCCCAACACATTTCCTTCAGCCTCTCTGTGCAGAGTGAGTTGCAACACGGGTTGTGGGGGTGGACAGCCTGGCCAGGTGTTTGGGATGTGGAAGGGCCTGGGGCCTGCGGGCAGGACttcatcctctgtcccccgcttCGCCAGGAAGCCCGTCTTCCTGCAACTGTGTGACTGATGGGCAAGAGGGCTCCTGGCCCCTGGTCCTCACCCTGCTCAGAGGGGCCCTCATGGGGGCTGGCTTCCTCCTCACCTATGGCCTCACCTGGATCTACTACACCAGGTGAGCGGGCCCGTCCCTCCCCAGGGCAGTCTCCAGGAAGTCCCTGAGTTCCAGGTGGGACGCAGCTGTCCCACCCGCCTGGAGTTAGAACGAAAGGGACAACTCTCTGATCTGAGACCCATGTTGTCCCTGCAGGTGTGGAGGCCGCCAGGAAGCAGGGCTGAGCGTCCAGACCGAGCCTCCCTCCTTCTGGAGACGGGACTGAGGTGTGGCCCTGGAGCCCAGAGGGACAGATATGGGGCCCTCGTGGTCAGCTTCTTCCTGGAAGCTCTCAACTCAAGCCTGCTCAGTTCCTGGGAGTTTAATTTGGAGAGCGGACTGAGTGACAATGTGGGGAGGCCACGCCATCAGAAGAAGGGACTACTTAGGTTTCAGCAGGGGCTGTGGCACGCCATGCCATTCAGGGCCGCAGGGGCAGaagcaggtgcagggaggcctcGCCAGAGACGACAGAGACCTGTGGGAAAGGCCAGGCCGGGAGGGCAGCTCGGGACCAGCTAGTTTGAGCCATTCTGGGGGGGCCTTGGCCTAGAGGGGTGGCTCTGGGTGTCTGGTTCCTGTCCTGGGTGTCTTAGGGCAGGGGAAATGGCGGCCTGGCGTGGGAGTGAGAGAAAAGGGGTGTTTGGGGGACACGGGCTGGGGATTGGTTGGTTTGCTCTGAAGGGACTGAGCCCTCTGCTACCTTTAAGACCCGGCCCGGCCTGGAGGGGCCGTCTCCCCAGGGATGGCAAGATTTTTAACACGTCGAAAGTCACAagatacaggaaacaaacaaTCTGACTAGTACACACCCCACgggcaccccctctccccccgtcTGTGCCTGTGGGTGTCTCCTTCTGTTCAGCCTGCTCCTCCTTGCTGGTgtcacccctcccaccctcctcctctccatccccagccctgcccctgcgaAGGGAATGAGCTTCATTCAGGCTTATTTTCATGACCCAGAAGTTACCTGCCTAACCCCCGACTTTCTGGTCTCCCAGATTTCCTGCTCAGTGTAGACGTCAATGCACAGTGGAGTCAGGAACACGTCTTTCCCACTCGAAAGACGCCTACCTCATAATAATTGCAAGAGAATATCAcgggatttttaaagtttatttatttattttgagaaagagagagggagagagagaatcccaagcagcctctgcactggcagtgcagagcccgatgtagggcttgaactcataaaccttgaggtcattgacctgagcctaaatcaagagttgcgcatttaaccgactgagccacccaggcacccccagaacatCACGTGTACTTATAAATACAAgtcagtggcgcctgggtggcccagtgcattgggcgtctgacttggctcaggtcataatctcagtttgtgggttcgacttccaagtcagtctctgtgctgacagctcagagcctggagcctgcttctgactgtgtgtctccctcgctctctgcccctccctgctcacacactctctctctctctctctctctgaaaaataaataaacattaaaaaaaataaaaaattgtatatacGAGTTTGATTAAAAGTGAgacatattttatcatttaatgtCTATAGAAATTTCTAGAGCAAAATTATGTTTtagtcttctcttcttttttgctGAACAGTTTCTAACCAAgacttttcctttattcattGTGTTTGGGGGCCTAACTTAAATAGAGTAAAATATGCAAATCTAAAGAGTGCAACTCAATCAGTGCTTACCTGTGTCAACACCCTTGCTTCCCCCACCAAGCTCAACCTACAGATTCTTTCCACTTCCTCCTGGAGGTCAGGTTCCACCACTAAGGTGGGGAGGGTGAGCGGTGGGCGGGCAGTCAGGGTGGAGATGTGCCAAGACCTGAGACGGCCCTGGCAGATGAAGGGGAGGGCCCCTTGCCCGCCGCGTGGCAGGAGTTCCAGAAGCACCAGAGACAGGATCACCGTGGGAGAGAAGGCAGGGTGAGAAATGTTGGAGCCTTGAGTGCCCAGCTGAAGGCATTGGGCTTTGTCTTAGGCCCCTTCAAGTCACACATTTACAACTGTATGGCCTCCCTCTCTTCTGTCCCTGCAGGTCCGCAGCTCCCGTTTTTTTGTGTGCGCTACGAATGGGGGCTCAGATACTACACAAGCCTTAGggtctgacttctttctctcAGTTTTAAGTTTTTCAGGTGTATCCATGTTGTTCCATGcatcagtaattcatttttggttttggtattctttttgcttgttttaatgtttatttatttattttgagagagcaggggagggagggagagagagagagagagagagagagagagagagagaatcccaagaaagctccgCAGTGTCAAcccagaacccaatgcagggctcaaacccacaaaccatgagatcatgacctgagccaaaatcaagagtcagacacttaaccaacggagccacacCGGCACcccagtttttgcttttaattagtATCGTAGGTTGGACATCCTGCCATCTGTTTATTCTAAAATACAGtgactgcaggggcgcctgggtggctcagtcggttgagcgtccgacttcagctcaggtcacgatctcacggtttgtgagttcgagccccgcgtcaggctctgggctgatggctcggagcccggagcctgcttccgattctgtgtctccctctctctctgaccctcccccgttcatgctctgtctctctctgtctcaagaataaataaacattaaaaaaaaaatacagtgactGCATTTGTTGCCGGGGTTTGGCTTTTATTTGTGATGAtgtatttatatgattttttatttattttttttttttttaaatttttttttcaacgttttttatttttatttttgggacagagagagacagagcatgaacgggggagggtcagagagagagggagacacagaatcggaaacaggctccaggctctgagccatcagcccagagcctgacgcggggctcgaactacggaccgcgagatcgtgacctggctgaagtcggacgcttaaccgactgcgccacccaggcgcccctatatgattttttaaatctgtttaagTAGggtccatgcccaacgtggggtgtgaactcatgaccctaaggttgcaggctccaccgactgagccagccaggcgcccccgataGGAAAGTTTCGCTGAAAAAGAAGGAACGCTAGCACTTCGCTCCATCACGAGGTAGGCGTGTAATCAGCTGCAGAGAATATCATGAAAGCCTTCTCCCGAATAGTCACGTGAATTCACATCCCCACCACCATGTtcgtgttttcttttaatattttaatttttccagacTTTATTgagtttctgtatttgttttcagagagagagagggaacgctcagggggcagggggagaaggggacagaagatccaaagttgGCTCTTGccgacagcagagaacccgatgtggggctcgaactcactaactgtgagatcatgacctgagccgaagtcagacgcgtaaccaccagaccacccaggcgccccccgtgtGCATGTTTCAAAGTTCTAACCTTGCTCCATCCAGCAATTTCCCTTCTAGGCAGATAGATGCCCAGAGGATGGAAAGCAGGGACTTTGACGGATCTTTGTGCATCGGTGTTCGCAGCTCCTTCTTCCTCGATAGCTGCCAGCCGACCAGTGTCCATCCGTGGCTCCATGGATAAACCACATGaggtgtatacacacaatgggaCCTTATTCAGTCGTGAAACGGAGGAACTTTCGAACGCGTGCCACGGCGTGGGTGAATttgaggacgttatgctaagGGAGAGAAGTCAGACAAAATGTGACGTACATGGACCGTGGTCAAAGTCACAGAAACAGAAGTAGAATGGCGGctgtcaggggctgggagagcGGGAAATGGGGAGTTGGTGTTTattgggtacagagtttcagtttgggaactTGAGGAAGTGCTCGAAATGCGtgatggtgatggttacacaacaggCTGAGTGTACTGAATACTGTTGaagtgtatactttaaaatggtccatggggcgcctgggtggctcagtcggtcaagcgtccgacttcggctcaggtcacgatctcgcggtccgtgggttcgagccccgcgtcgggctctgggctgacggctcggagcctggagcctgtttcggattctgcgtctccctcgctctctgcccctcccccgttcatgctctgtctctctctgtctcaaaaataaataaacgttaaaaaaaattaaaaaaaaacaatggtccaggggtaggggcgcctgggtggctccgtcggttaagcgtctcttgatttcgcttcaggtcatgatctggaggctgtgggactgagtcccgtgttgggctctgcatggactggggaccctgcttggggttctctctctccctctccgtctctgcccctcccccacctcaaaaataaataactttacaAAAGGGGCAAGATGGCCAAAATGCTCGTTTTTGTGTTCTGTCTTCCGTACCCAAACGAAACCCTTCTATAAACCTAGTCAAGACAGACAGAATGGGAACGGGAGACGGATAATGCCGCCCAGTGGAAGCCAGACGAGAAAGCAGGCACAGCCCCCtgggttttctctcttcttgcccGTGGTGCACAGCTGTCGTGGTTGGAGCCCTTGAGAATCGCTTCCCCCTACCTCGGCCCGGCCGCACGGCACCATGCGCTCAGGCACGGGGGTTACCGCTCCGTTCCCAGGGCCTCTGTCTCACTGAAACGTTGGCAAGTTGTGCTGCACCTGACTGTCTTATTTCAGTTTTATGCTACAGCGGCAGATTTCAGTTTTATGGTACAAACCAGCACAGCAAATCCCGCACCCTGCTCagacttttttattaaaaaaattttttttttctaattttagagagagagtgggagagggcaggagagacagagactctttttcttttttaatgtttatttttgagagagagagagagcacagggaaggggcagagagacggagatagAGCACAcgaaggaggctctgcactgagaacagagagcccgacgtggggctcgaactgacaaccCGTgagaccgtgagaccgtgacctgagccagagtcggacgcttacgtgcccaagccacccaggcgcccagagagaatcttaggcgcggagcccaatgcggggctcaacccGGAGACACTGGGATcgcgacttgagccaaaatcaggagttggatgctcaactgactgagccacccaggcgcccctcatccttCTCAGATTTAACATCCACAGAAGGTGACCGGATCTCTCACACTTACTCACTGCAGAGAACCCAGAGCTGCCAACCCAGCATGATACGTGGGAGTCTTCCTGAGGGTGATGCGTGATTGTCACAGGCAAGCTGATGTCCTTTCCCGCAGCGTGAGAACAAAAGCTTCTTCCCCGCATCCCCAGCACTCAACCCAAGGGTGTTTTGTGTCAGGcgtatgttccaagacccccaggggATGCCTGAACCAACAAtcctatatatattatgtttcttctctctctacaAACCTATCATAAAGTTACACACGAAGCACAG
This window contains:
- the LOC131499884 gene encoding sialic acid-binding Ig-like lectin 14 isoform X1, producing the protein MVPLLLLPLLFGGEDPEYQLRVKESVTVQEGLCVHVPCSFSYPWKPWYSRTMLYIYWFRDRDTSSNRYPVATNNPQRAVRTEARGRFHLVGDPWAYNCSLRIRDAMRSDEGVYFLRVERGEDVRYTYTDTTVTLRVAALTQEPDIHFPEPLKSGWPTELTCSLPGSCEGGRPLTFSWVGAALDSLDPESLHSSVLAFTPRPQDHGTNLTCQVKLPEVQATVERTIRLNVSYSPHNLTISMFSNVTVPKTLCNGMSLPVLEGQFLRLVCVADSNPPAVLSWSQEGKALSPSQPSAPGVLELPHVGAGDEGEFTCQAQHPLGSQHISFSLSVQRSPSSCNCVTDGQEGSWPLVLTLLRGALMGAGFLLTYGLTWIYYTRCGGRQEAGLSVQTEPPSFWRRD
- the LOC131499884 gene encoding sialic acid-binding Ig-like lectin 14 isoform X2 → MVPLLLLPLLFGGEDPEYQLRVKESVTVQEGLCVHVPCSFSYPWKPWYSRTMLYIYWFRDRDTSSNRYPVATNNPQRAVRTEARGRFHLVGDPWAYNCSLRIRDAMRSDEGVYFLRVERGEDVRYTYTDTTVTLRVAALTQEPDIHFPEPLKSGWPTELTCSLPGSCEGGRPLTFSWVGAALDSLDPESLHSSVLAFTPRPQDHGTNLTCQVKLPEVQATVERTIRLNVSYSPHNLTISMFSNVTVPKTLCNGMSLPVLEGQFLRLVCVADSNPPAVLSWSQEGKALSPSQPSAPGVLELPHVGAGDEGEFTCQAQHPLGSQHISFSLSVQRSPSSCNCVTDGQEGSWPLVLTLLRGALMGAGFLLTYGLTWIYYTR